The Streptomyces sp. NBC_00162 sequence GCGCGGCTGGCTCGGACTGGCCCTGCACCTGCTCACGACCGAACGCCCCGACGAACCCACGGAGTCAGCATGACCGCCACCGGCCACCACACCTCCCAGGTCCCCAACCTCGACGCCCTGCTGAGGCACTTCGCCGATCTGCGCGACGGCCGCCACGGCGACGCCGTCTCCCGACCGGGAAAGGAGGAGCACTTCCGAACCGCCGCGCGCCTCCTGGACCCGTACGCCCGCCAGGCCCTGAGCGAGCTGAACGACGAACTCCTCCTCGGCCAGGGCGTGGTGGACGCCACCGGAGTCGAGCGCGCCGAAGACGGGAGCCTCTTCCACGCCTGGACCCTGTGGTGGGACGAGCAGTCGGCCGCCGACATCCCGCCGGTCACCCTGTACGCGCACTACGGCGCCTCCTTCCACCACCCGCACCTGCGCGGGGCGACCGTCTCCGAGTGGCCGCTGAACGTCTTCGACGACGCCCAGGCCGCCGCCGAACTGCCCACGCTGCGCGCCATCGCCGCCGCCGACCTGCACAACCTGGTCTTCGAACGGGACTTCAGGATCGTTCCCGCGACCATGGCCGGCGCCTCCGGCATCCCGGCCCACCAGCACTGAAAGGCCACGCACCATGACCAACCCCCGACTGTCCGTACTGGACCAGACCCCGGTCGGCGAGGACCACACGCCGGACCAGGCAGTGCGCGCTTCCGTGGACCTCGCCGTCGCCGCGGAAGACCTCGGATACACCCGCTACTGGGTCGCCGAACACCACGGTTCCCCGGGCTTCGGGGGCAGCGCGCCGGAGATCCTCGCCGGGGCCGTGCTCGCCCACACCTCGCGGATGCGGGTCGGTACGGGCGGCGTGCTGCTGCCCCGCTACGACCCGGCGAAGGTCGCCGAGGTCTTCGGCGTACTGGCCTCCCTCCATCCGGGGCGGGTGGACCTCGGGATCGGCCGGGCCGGCGGCCCCGCGCGCGACTTCCCCCAGCGGCTGGCGGACCTGCGCGCCCTGCTGGGCGAGGGCGGCGTCGTCCCGCACGCACCGGTCCCGCCGCAGATGTGGCTGCTGGGCGCGGGACGCGAGTCGGCCCGCCTGGCCGGACGGCTGGGCACCGAGTTCGCGTTCGGGCACTTCTTCTCCCCGACCGGCGGCCCGGCGGCGTTCGAGGACTACCGTGCCGCGTTCTCGGCCGCCACCGGTCACCGCGCCGGCGGGGCCCTCGCCGTGCGCGTGGTGACCGCGGACAGCGCCGGCCGCGCCGAGGAGCTGGCACAGAGCCTGCTGCTGTGGCGCGCCCGCAAGGACCTCGGCCAGGACCGTCCGCTGCCGTCGTACGAGACCACCCGCCGCCACCGCTGGACGGGCGCGGAGCTGGAGCGGGCCAAGGTGCACCGGACGGCCCTGGTCTCCGGGGCGCCCGAGCAGGTGCACGCCGCGCTGACCGCACTGGCCGGGACCCACGGGGTGGACGAGCTGATCATCAACACCCTGACACCCGACCCGGCCGACCGGCAGCGCTCGTACGAACTGCTGGCCGAGGCCTTTGGCCTCCCCCGCTTGAAGGGTCAAACCATCGACGGGTTAGCATATGAGCGCCGCCTAGCTCGAAAGATAAACCTGTGACTGTCAATGACGACTCGTTCACCAACTGGAAGAACCGCGAGGAGATCGCGGAGTCGATGATCCCGATCATCGGGAAGCTGCACCGGGAGCGGGACGTCACCGTCCTGCTTCACAGCCGCTCCTTGGTGAACAAATCGGTGGTGAGCATCCTCAAGACCCACCGCTTCGCCCGGCAGATCGACGGCGAGGAGCTGTCCGTCACCGAGACGATGCCGTTCCTCGAGGCCCTCGCCGCCCTTGATCTCGGTCCCTCCCAGATCGACATCGGCATGCTGGCCGCGACGTACAAGACCGACGACCGCGGACTCTCGGTCGCCGAGTTCACCGCCGATGCGGTCATCGGAGCCACGGGTGAGAACAAGCTCGAGCGCGGCGACGGCCGCGACGTCGTCCTCTACGGCTTCGGCCGCATCGGCCGCCTCGTCGCCCGCCTGCTGATCGAGAAGGCCGGCTCCGGCAACGGCCTGCGGCTGCGCGCCATCGTCGTCCGCCAGGGCGGCGACCAGGACATCGTCAAGCGCGCCTCGCTGCTGCGCCGCGACTCCATCCACGGCCAGTTCCAGGGCACGATCACCGTTGACGAGGCGAACAGCACGATCATCGCCAACGGCAACGCGATCCGGGTGATCTACGCCAACGACCCGTCCGAGGTCGACTACACGGCGTACGGCATCCAGGACGCCATCCTCATCGACAACACGGGCAAGTGGCGCGACCGCGAGGGCCTCTCCAAGCACCTGCGCCCCGGCATCGACAAGGTCGTCCTGACCGCCCCCGGCAAGGGCGACGTCCCGAACATCGTGCACGGCGTCAACCACGACACGATCAAGCCGGACGAGCAGATCCTGTCCTGCGCCTCCTGCACCACCAACGCGATCGTCCCGCCGCTGAAGGCCATGGACGACGAGTACGGCGTGCTGCGCGGCCACGTGGAGACCGTCCACTCGTTCACCAACGACCAGAACCTTCTGGACAACTACCACAAGGCCGACCGTCGCGGCCGCTCCGCGCCGCTCAACATGGTCATCACCGAGACCGGTGCCGCCTCCGCCGTCGCCAAGGCGCTCCCCGACCTCAAGGCGCCGATCACCGGCAGCTCGATCCGCGTCCCCGTCCCGGACGTCTCGATCGCCATCCTGAGCCTGCGCCTGGGCCGCGAGACCACCCGCGAGGAGGTCCTGGACTACCTCCGCGACGTCTCGCTGCACTCGCCGCTCAAGCGCCAGATCGACTTCACCACCGCTCCCGACGCCGTCTCCATGGACTTCGTCGGCTCGCGCCACGCCTCGATCGTCGACGCGGGCGCCACCAAGGTCGACGGGGACAACGCGATCCTCTACCTCTGGTACGACAACGAGTTCGGCTACTCCTGCCAGGTCATCCGTGTCGTCCAGCACGTCTCCGGCGTCGAGTACCCGACGTACCCGGCCCCGGCGGTCTGATCCCCGGCGCTCCGACACGCACCGCGCCCCGCCCCGGTCATCCGGGGCGGGGCGCGGCTGCTTGCGGCGGCGAGGGTTCGCGGCCCTCCCGGCCGCTACTTCTTCCGGTCCTTGCCGTTGCCCTTCGCGCCGTTCTTGAGGGTGATGCCCTCGATCTCGGTGAAATCGATGCGCGTCCCGGCACCGGTCGTCTTCGGGTACCTGACGAAGACCGACCCGTTGCCCACCTGCTGGCCGTACTCCGTGTTCAGCACGGCCGACGGCGAGCCGCCGCGCACGATCAGCTCGTCACCCTTGGGCGGCCTGACCGTGGACGGGGACCCTCCGTCCACGGACAGCTGGGCGCTGACCGTGTCCTTCACGGTGAGGTCCACCGTGTCCTGGCCGCCGCGCGAGAGGATGCCGATCCGCTCGGTCTCGCCGGTGGTGATCCGCAGGCCGAGCAGCGGCGCCAGGGCCGGGGACCGGAGCGCCGGCAAGGCGTCGACCCGCAGGGTGGTGAACACGTCCACGACGCCGTGGACCGTGTCCTGCCGGTTGGTGCCCACGATGGTGACCTCGTCGTCGCCGCCGTCGGGGCTGACCAGTACGTCGCCCACCACGCGGGAGAAGCTGATCACCTGGGCGGAGTTCGAGCGGCTCAGCCGTCCGCTGTTGCCGCTGGTCGGGGTGAAGGTCAGCTGCTCGTCGCCCGCGCCGCCCTGGACGGTCACGGCGTGACCGTTCGCGTCGAGGTTCACCACGGGGATCCCGCGGATGCCGACGAAACCGCCCGGGACGCCGGGGTAGCCCCGGACGGTCTCCCGGCCGACATCGACGAGCAGGTTCCCGGTCGCGCCCGAGAGCGTCAGCGAGTGTCTGGCGATGGTCACCGGGAGGGACGGCGAGGCCGGGCTGACATTGCCGGCGAGGTCCTCGAGCAGCACGGCGAAGTCGTACGTCCCGTCGCCGAGCGTGGAGCTGACCACCTCGTACGCGCCGCCGGAGGTGACGGTGTCCTTGCCGACCACGATCGGGCCGTCGGCGGCCGCCGACCGGGCGGCGCCCGTCCGGTCGGTGGTCAGCCGGACCAGCGCGTTGGGCTCGGCCTCCGAGCCCTGGAAGGCGGGCGTGGCGATCGTCGTGATGTTGTCGATGTCGTTGCCGCCGGTGTCGCTCGAGGACAGCAGGTCCGGGGCGGCTGGGCGGGCCGGCGCGGTCGTGTCGAGCGTGATCAACAGCCGGTGTGAGCTCTCCGCACCCGAACCGAAGACGTGGGAGATGCCGGCGAGGCCCGGGTCGTCGGCCGGGTCGACGATCACCACCTCGGCGGTGATCTGGTTCTCCCCCTCCACCAGCACGGGGTCCAGGTGGATCCGGTACAGCCCCGGCTTGGCGGCCGGGTCCACCGGCTGCGCGAAGCCGACGCGCTCTCCGTCGCGTTCCACGGCCACCTTGAAACCGGGGGCGTCGTCCGCGAGCGTGGCCGTGGCGTTCTGCGCCGACAGCGCGATTCCCGCCGCCCGCAGCTCCGCGTCGTCGACCCGGAGGTACAGGTCCGGCCCGGCGATCCTGGTGACGTCGTCGTTGTCGAAGCGGCCCGAGTCGGACTCGCGCCTGAGGTCGAGGCCGGAGGGTTCGGGGGCCGCGCGGTTGACCACGCCCAGGTCGTAGGCGGCCTGCGGCGGGTCGGTCGGCGACGCGTCACCCGGCCTGGTCGGATCGACGATGCCGGCGTCGCTGACCACCACGAAGTACGGCTGGTCCTTGACGACCGGGATCGCGAGCCTGCTCGTCGAGCTGCCCGGCCGGGTCGTGGCGACGGTCCCGGTGGAGACCAGGTTGCCGAACTTGTCGTACGCGCGGACCTGGAGCCCGGAGATCACCTCGTTGAAGGCGATCTCGGCCTGCAGGTGCCCGGTGTGGCGGGGCTCGATCCTGAAGAAGTCCACGTCGGTGGCACTGTGCAGGGTGAGCCGGGGCTTGGTGACCCTGTTGTTCGAGCCGATCGCGGCGGCGACGGCGGTGTCGATCGACTCGTTCGGTTCGAAGCCGTCGGGGAAGGCTCCGAGCAGCGAGAACGTGTCGTAGTAGGTGGTCTGCGCCCCCTGGGCCGGGTTGGTGCCGGTCGGCGGGGTGGCGTTGCCGGTCCAGGTCGCGTAGCCGATCCCGTCGACCGTCCACACGCCGTTGTACTCGCCGATGCGCAGGGTCTGCTCGGTGGAGGCGGTCACGGTGCCGCAGCCCGGGTTGTTCCCGAACCGGCAGCGGGCGCCCAGGTCGGGGTCGAAGGGGGCGTCGCTGATCCTGAAATCGTGCGACCAGGTCGCTCCGCCGTCCCGGCTCGCCGTCCCGTAGAGGTCGAGCAGGAAGTTGTTGTTCCCGTTCGGCCCGGTGCCGCCGTTCCGCCTGCCGCTGCGGTTGTCGTACCAGTGGGCGACGATGTTCCCGTCCTGGTCGATGTGGGCGGTGGGCATCACCGCGAGGGTCTGCCCCGGCCCGTGGTCGACCCTGGAGGGTGCGGCGAAGGAGACGCCGTTGTCCGTGGAGCGGGCGATGCGGACGTCTCCGTCGTCACCGCTCCCGAAGGCGTTGTCGGGGTCGTCGTTGGCGACCACGTAGACGTTGCCGGGACGGCCCGGGTCGGGCAGCACCCACGGCTGCATGGAGCCCTGGAGCCAGAAGTCGGTCCCCGGGATGTCGCCCGCGCCGTTCTGCACGTTGCAGGTGACGCTCGCCTCCCCGGCCCCGAACGGTGTGCTCCGCTGCGGTACGACACCGCCGGCGAAGTCGGCCCCGCCGGAGCCGTCGCGCAGGAGCCGTACGGTGCCCTGGCCGGGCGTCCCGTCGGTCCCCTCGTCGCACGTGCCGGCGTGGTAGGCGACGTAGAGGTCGCCGTTCGGGCCGATGGCCGCGTGCGAGGGCCAGACGTTCCCGTCCGCGGCGGCGGACAGGACGCTCGGCACGGACCAGTTCGCGCCGCCGTTCACGGAGCGGGAGAACTGGATCTCCCACGGCGCGCCGAGGTGGGTCCAGACGATGTAGAGGTTGTCCCGGTACGGGCTGGTGGGGTTGGCGTCGGCCACCAGCCACTGCTTGTCGTGGTTGTTGGGGCTGTTCCCGCTCACCTGGACGGGGGTGAACGTCTGGTTCCCCGGCGTCGTCAGGTCGTTGATCCGGGCGACCCCCACCCCGAAGCGGCCGGGGGTGGAGTTGAAGCTCGGCGAGAGATGGGTGACGAACAGGCGCCCTTGCGAGTCGAAGGCGAGGGAGGGGTCGCCGAAGCACTGGTTCCCGGTCAGGGTCGACGTCCGAGTGATCGGGAAGCCGTCCTTGCCGAAGTTGTTGTCGATGCGGACCGTGCATCCCCGCATGACGGCGACCTGTGACGGCCTGCGGGGATTGGCCGTGGCATTGTGCGGCTCGAAGCCGGTCTCGAGCGCCCGGTCTTCGCCCGCCCAGGCGGGTGTCGCGGTCTCGACGAACAACAGTGTCTGCAGTACGAGGAGAACACTGCTGAAAACGATGAGGGCACGGCGTCGGATGTGGTCGCCCAACACGCGTCCCCCCTGGCTGGTTCCGCTCATCCCTCTCCTTCTGGCCCGGCCGCCGAGCGTGGTGCCCCGACGGCCTGCGCATCTCGCGAGAGGACTGTGGCAGCGTGCCGCCGGTCGCCCGGAGAGGCCGCGACCGAGTCACGGGAATTCACCAAGATCCCCGCCGGAACCACCCGTACGGACCACACGCGGAAGGCGCCTGACGGGCATGAGCCCGTTCAGGCGCCTTCTTCCGGCAAGGGGGAGGGGTCAGAACTCGAGGACCACCCAGGCAGGGTCGTGATCCGATCCGTCACCGGCGTGCTTGGTGCGCCGGTCGATGTGTGAACTCTTGTGCCGCGACGTGAGGCTGTGGCTGAGCCAGATCTGGTCGAACAGCTCGTACTGCGCGTCCTTGCCCGATTCCTTGAACCGGTGGGTCCACGACCCCGACGCGGGCGGAGGCGGAACGTCGGCCTTGGGCGGGCGGGTCTCGATGGGGTGCTCAAGGGCCTGTTCGAGCTTCAGCTGCGGGGTCGGTTCGGCCAGCGCGGCGAGCGTGGGGGAGTCCGGAGTGTCGTTCATGTCGCCCAGCAGGACGAAGCGCCCGTCGGGGCGGGTGCGGGCGGTGAGGATCCGGGCGATGGTCTCCGCCTGCTTGGTCCGGCGGAAGTCGCCCTGGATCCGGCCTTCCACCGGATCCATCGTGTGCTCGACGAACTGGCTCTTCAGGTGGTTGTTGAAGACCGTCAGCAGATGCCGGTCCGGGTCACGTGGATCCAGGATTTCCACTTCCAGCAGGTCCCGGCTGAACACCCGCTCGCCGGGTACCTCGGGATGGACCGCGTGCTGCCAGGAGGTGACCGCCCCGATCGGGAACTTGGAGAGCACGGCGAGGTCGATCAGCCGGGGATCGTTGCCTTCGATCAGCGACAGGAAGGGGTAGGTCCCTCCGAGACTCCCGGAGGCGAAGAAGCGCAGCGTGTCGATGTCCTCGACTTCCTGAACGGCCAGGACGTCCAGGTCCATCCCGCTGATCCGCCGGGCGAGTATCTCCTGCTCCTCGGGGCTGATGCCCTTGACGAGCTTGCCCTTGTACTTACGGATCCTGAACTGCTTGGGATCCTTGAACTCGTAGCTGGAGGTCAACTGGCCGTCGGACCCGGTCGGCAGGACCTCCTGTATCTCAGCTGAGAAATTGAACCTCGAGAACAGGTTGTTGAGGTTGAACGTTCCCACCGTGACATCCATGACGCCTCCAGACGGAATCGGCCGAGGAGCCGTGGGCGCGGAGGAATGACCGAGGCGGACATCTGCCCTCTCTCGGGGTGCGTTCGCGCACGACCGGGCCGAGCAGGCGTTTCCACGCTACGTCACCCGGCCCCGGTCGGCGCGTCGAGGCCCGGCACCACCGGTGAGACCCTCGCGCGCGTCCGGTGAGACAGCTGGCCGGATGCCGCCGTTGACATGCACCTGTTGGGGCAAAATACCTGACATCAGTGATGATCATGGGCGAGGTGGTGTTGTCGGTGGCGTCCTTGTCGATACGGCGATTACGGGCACTGCGCAGGACGACGGGGGTGGGGTCGGGGCTGCAGCGTGCCCAGTCCTTCATGATCCTGACCACCCTGCTCTACCGGGCGAGCCATCTGACGGTCGGCGTCCTCGCGGTGGCCCAGCGACGGCACGACCTTCCCCTCCAGTACGCCGGGCTCGCCGTGGCCCTGGGGCTGAGCGCGGTGTGTTACGGAGCGGCCCTGCGGCGCGGCTGGTTCGACCGGCGGCACGTCTGGGCGGACGTCCTGGTCACCGGGTGCGTGCTGCCGTTCGTCCTCTGTACGTGGGGCGGGGTGCGAGAACCCGCCCTGCTCGGCTGGGCGATGCTGCTCGGCGGGTCGGCGAGCGCCGCTGCGGCCATCGCCCTCGAACGGTTCCACGTCCTCGCCGCGGTCGCGCTCCTCGTGGTGACCCACCTCATCGGCTACCAGCTGGTGGGCGCGAGCCCCGCGGTCCTCGGCGGCCACGTCAACTCGCTGCTGTCGTCCGCCGTGATGGCCTGGGTCATGTGGTGGTACCTGCGCCGCCAGGGACGCCTCCTCGACGACGCCAACGCCCGCGCGCTGGCCGCCGAGGCGCACAAGGCGCGCTACGCCGAGCGGCTGGAGCACCACCGCGCCCTGCACGACACGGTCCTGGCCACGCTGACCACCCTCGCGGCCGGCGGGATCGACGCCAACGCGCCCCGGGTGCGGGAGCGTTGCGCCCGCGAGGCCGCCTACCTGCGCCGGTTGATCCAGCAGACCGCCGACGAGGTCCCCCACCGGGAGATCGGCGCGGCCCTGGAGGAGGCGGTCGGCTCCGTGGAGAGCCTGCAACTGCGGGTCACCGCCCAGTACCACGACCTGCCGAAGGTGCCGCCCGAGGTGGCCGCCGCGTTCGCCGACGCCGCGCGGGAGGCCCTGAACAACGTACGGCGGCACGCGGGCACCGGACACGCCTACCTCACCGCGACCGGAGACCCCGACGGGCGTGGGGGAGCCGTCGTCACCGTGGTCGACCGGGGACCCGGGTTCGACCCCGAGCGGTACGTGCCCGGCCTCGGGCTGCGCGGTTCGGTCTGCGCCCGGATGGCAGAGGTGGGCGGCCGGGCCACGGTGGACGCCGCCCCGGGCGAGGGGGTCCGGGTGGAGCTGAGATGGCCCCGGTGATCACGGTCGCGGTGGTCGACGACGACCGGATGCTCCTCGACGGCATGCGGGCCTGGCTGGGCGGGGTTCCGGAGCTGCGGCTGGTGGCGACCGTGGCCACGGTCGGGGAGCTGCTCGCCACACTGGCCGTGGAACTTCCGTACGGACCGGGCGAGTCGGGGTACGTCCCGCCCGACGTCGTCCTCCTCGACCTCGTGCTGCGCGACGGCTCCGCCCCCGCCGACAACATCCGGCGGCTGCTGCGTTCCGGCAGCCGAGTCCTGATGATCAGCACCGTCCCGGACCGCTCCCGGATCATCGAATCGCTCCGGGCCGGCGCCGACGGCTACCTGACCAAGGACAACGACCTGCCCACGCTCGTCGCCGCCGTCAAGGACGTCGCGGCGGGCCGCAGCGCCCATTCCGCGGAACTCGCCTTCGCCTGCGCCCACGACACCAGTCCCGCCCGGCCGCGGCTCTCGCCCCGGGAACGGCAGGTCCTGCTGGACTACGCGTCCGGGATGACCCTGAAGTCCGCCGCCCGGCGTGCGGGCATCACGGTCCACACCGCCAAGGACTACCTGGACCGGGTCAAGGCCAAGTACCAGCAGGCCGGCCGGCCCACCTACACGAAGCTCGACCTGGCCCGGAGGGTGCGCGAGGACAGCCTCGACGGGGGCTGACCACCCCGCGCAAGCCCCCCAAACGGACGGCTACAGGGAACGGTCCCGCCCTTCGTATCGTCAACCCCGGCGCCGGCGCAGACGACGGCGCAGACGCCGCTCGCTCCGCCAGGCGACTGCACTTCCGCTTCCCCGCGCACCAGGAGAGGCAGATGACAGACCTGTACGAACGCATCAGCACGGGCATCGCCGGCAGTCACCGCACGCGAGGGGAACTCATCGGCAGGGAAGCCGAGATGGGGCAGATCGCGACCGCCCTGGCCGCCGCCCGGTCAGGGCGGGGCGGGGCGGTCTTCGTCACCGGCGAGCCCGGCATCGGCAAGACCCGGCTCGCCGCCGAAGCCGTCGCCGCCGCTGCCGGGGCCGGCATGGTCACGGCCCAGGGGCGGGCCGGCACGATGGGCCCGGTCGTCCCGTACCGGCCGCTGGTCGAAGCGCTGCTCCTGCTGTCCCGCGCCGGCCTGCTGCCGGACCCGGACGAGCTGGGCCGCTACGGGCCGGTCCTCACCCACCTGCTGACCGGCACCCGGGGCACGGCCGCCGGCGCCGCGTCACCCCTCATGGTCGCCGAGACGGTCCTGCGCCTGGTCGCCGTCGTCGGACGGCAGCGGGGCTGCCTGCTCGTCCTCGACGACCTGCACGACGCCGACGCCGGGACGCTGGCGATCGTCGAGTACCTGCTGGACAACATCGGGCCACAGCCGGCCCTGCTCCTGCTCGTCGCGGGGCGCGAACCCTGCACGGCGACCGAACTGGCCGCGCGGGCCCGCCAGCGCGGGGCCGCGGCGGTACTCGACCTGCGCCCCCTCAGCCGGACCGACGTGCACCTCCTCGTCGCGACCGAGCTGGGAACCGCCCCGGCCGAGGCCGGCCCCGAGCTCGTCCACCGCGCGGTGACCTTCGGCGCCGGGATCCCCTTCCTGGTCAAGGAGCTCGTCCACGACCTCACCAGCCGGGCCCCCGGCGACGAGCGGATGCCGTCCGTCCCCGCCGCCGTCGCGGACAGCGTCAGACGCCGGGCCGAGAGGATCGGCCCGCTCGGCGTGGAATTCCTGAACACGGCGGCCCTGTTCGGCACGCGCTTCCCGCTGCCGGTGCTCCAGCACGCGACCGGCTGCGACCACGGGGAGCTGTCCGCGATCCTGCGCGCAGGGCTCGCCTCGTGCCTGATCGTGCCGGACGCGTCGAGCACGCAGTGGTACGCGTTCCGCCACCAGCTGGCCGCGGAGGCTCTGCTCGGCGACCTCGGACCGGGCGAGCGCGCCGGGTACGCGCGGCGCGCGGCGCGCGCACTGGCCGACCTGCACCCCGGTCTGCCCGGAATCTGGTGCGCGCAGGCCGCGGAGCTGCACGGACACACCGGCGACACACAGGAGGCCATACGCCTGTACTGCGAGGCGGCGGGGCGGGCGATGACCGAGGGCACGGTGGAGAGGGCGGTGGCGCTGCTCACCCGGGCCCACCGCCTCGTCGACGCCGCCACCGCACCCGAACTGCACGCCGCCGTACTGGAGCAGCTGCTCGACGCCGTCGCCTGCTCGGCCCGGTTCGACCAGGTCCCCGCGCTGGTCGCCGGCCTGGAAGCCCTGGGCGGCGACCACGACGTGCCCGCCGGGCGCCGGGCCGGGCTGCACGCGCGACTGGCCCACATCGCCACCCTGAGGGGCCGGTCCGCGGAAGCCCTCCGGCACCTGGACGTGGCCCGCTGGCTGCTCGGGAGCCGCCCGGCCCCGGCCCACGCCGCCCGCGTGGACCTCGCCGCGGCGCACGTGGAGCTGAGCCGGTTCGCACCCGACCGGCTGTCCACCGCCGCCGGGTTCGCCCGCCGGGCGGCGGACGCGGCCGGGCACGCCGACTTGCCGGCCGTGGCCTGCGAGGCCCTGCTGATGCTCGGGCAGCTCACCTGGGAACGGGACGAGCCGGCCGCCATGGCACACCTCACACGGGCCTGCGCCCTCGCCCACGCGCACCGGCTGCCCGTACTGCGGGTGTCCGCCGAGGTGTACCTGGCCAGGATCGCCGCGCGCCACGACGGCCTGCCGGACCGGGTCGAGCAGGCCCGGCAGGAGGCCCTGCGCATGGGCGCGGCGCCGCTGGCGCACGAGACCGGCTTCGTCCTCGCCCTGGACCAGGTCCGGCGCTGCGAGTTCGAGGCCGCGCGGGACCGGATCCGCGCGGGGGCGGCCGACGCGGAGCGGCTGGGGCTGGGGAGGGCCCTGTCCCTGCTGCGGCTGGCCGACGCGGTGCGCTGGGCCCACCAGGGCCGGCGCGCCGAGATGCAGGAGGCACTGGAGGAGCTGGCTCCGCTCATCGACGACGCGCCGGGCGTGCGGTCGATGGCGTACGGGCTGGCGCGGGCGTTCTGTTCGCTGCTGGAGGAGAGGCACGACGCCGCCGAGCAGGAGTTCGCGCAGGCACTGGCCTACGACGCGGAGAACCCGGCGACCGGCGAGTTCGGCAAACACGGGGTCATCCTGCTGCTCGGCGTGCTGGCCGGGCGCATGGGCCGGCGGCACCACGCCGACGTAGCGGAGGCCGGCGCCAGCGGCAGCCGCTGGAACCGGCAGTTCGTCGGGCTGGCGCACGCCGTG is a genomic window containing:
- a CDS encoding helix-turn-helix transcriptional regulator, encoding MTDLYERISTGIAGSHRTRGELIGREAEMGQIATALAAARSGRGGAVFVTGEPGIGKTRLAAEAVAAAAGAGMVTAQGRAGTMGPVVPYRPLVEALLLLSRAGLLPDPDELGRYGPVLTHLLTGTRGTAAGAASPLMVAETVLRLVAVVGRQRGCLLVLDDLHDADAGTLAIVEYLLDNIGPQPALLLLVAGREPCTATELAARARQRGAAAVLDLRPLSRTDVHLLVATELGTAPAEAGPELVHRAVTFGAGIPFLVKELVHDLTSRAPGDERMPSVPAAVADSVRRRAERIGPLGVEFLNTAALFGTRFPLPVLQHATGCDHGELSAILRAGLASCLIVPDASSTQWYAFRHQLAAEALLGDLGPGERAGYARRAARALADLHPGLPGIWCAQAAELHGHTGDTQEAIRLYCEAAGRAMTEGTVERAVALLTRAHRLVDAATAPELHAAVLEQLLDAVACSARFDQVPALVAGLEALGGDHDVPAGRRAGLHARLAHIATLRGRSAEALRHLDVARWLLGSRPAPAHAARVDLAAAHVELSRFAPDRLSTAAGFARRAADAAGHADLPAVACEALLMLGQLTWERDEPAAMAHLTRACALAHAHRLPVLRVSAEVYLARIAARHDGLPDRVEQARQEALRMGAAPLAHETGFVLALDQVRRCEFEAARDRIRAGAADAERLGLGRALSLLRLADAVRWAHQGRRAEMQEALEELAPLIDDAPGVRSMAYGLARAFCSLLEERHDAAEQEFAQALAYDAENPATGEFGKHGVILLLGVLAGRMGRRHHADVAEAGASGSRWNRQFVGLAHAVLLGREGRSGEATAAARAALEAAEFYPMARHLCLRLVAQSAYADGWGAPADWLREAEEYFHGAGLQAGAGACRALLRGMGAPVRQRRTGTDQVPPGLRRFGITVREFEVARLLAERIGNKDIAGLLHISPRTVEKHVASLLQKTGHPNRSAFASAARDLVTGAGATVPV